The proteins below are encoded in one region of Drosophila santomea strain STO CAGO 1482 chromosome 2R, Prin_Dsan_1.1, whole genome shotgun sequence:
- the LOC120444729 gene encoding U3 small nucleolar ribonucleoprotein protein IMP3, whose product MVRKLKFHEQKLLKKVDFITWKVDNSGKENKILRRFHIQKREDYTKYNKLSREIRELAERIAKLDASEPFKTEATTMLLNKLHAMGVSNDQLTLETAAKISASHFCRRRLPVIMVKLRMSEHLKAATDLIEHGHVRVGPEMIKDPAFLVSRNLEDFVTWVDGSKIKEHVLRYNDMRDDFQM is encoded by the exons atggtTCGTAAACTCAAATTTCACGAGCAGAAGCTGCTCAAGAAGGTGGACTTCATCACCTGGAAGGTGGACAACAGCGGCAAGGAAAACAAAATCTTGAGGCGCTTTCACATTCAGAAAAGGGAGGACTACACCAA GTACAACAAGTTGTCCAGAGAGATACGGGAACTGGCGGAGAGGATAGCCAAGCTGGATGCTTCTGAACCGTTCAAGACGGAGGCCACAACCATGCTCCTAAACAAGCTGCACGCTATGGGAGTTTCCAACGATCAGCTAACTTTGGAAACGGCGGCCAAGATATCCGCTAGTCATTTTTGCCGACGTCGTCTACCCGTGATCATGGTGAAAC TGCGCATGTCGGAGCACCTGAAAGCGGCCACAGACCTCATAGAGCACGGACATGTGCGGGTGGGTCCGGAAATGATTAAGGATCCCGCTTTTCTGGTCTCCAGAAACCTCGAGGACTTCGTCACCTGGGTGGATGGCTCCAAGATCAAGGAGCATGTACTCCGCTACAATGATATGCGGGACGACTTCCAAATGTAG
- the LOC120444728 gene encoding anaphase-promoting complex subunit 10, which yields MAASMDEDITANPLPSSEEDPLAEERLGFVREVGAQAVWSLSSCKPGFGVERLRDNIMDTYWQSDGQLPHLVNIQFHKRTNISQIYIYTDYKLDESYTPSRISIRSGTNFNDLQELQVMDLTEPTGWVQIPIKDGNVKSIRTFMLQIAVISNHQNGRDTHMRQIRIHAPVEGKHYPLELFGKFGTVDFQKFATIR from the exons ATGGCAGCCTCAATGGATGAGGATATAACCGCAAACCCACTGCCCAGCAGCGAAGAGGATCCCTTGGCCGAGGAGCGCCTGGGTTTTGTGCGGGAAGTGGGCGCACAAGCTGTTTGGAGCCTCTCCTCTTGCAAGCCGG GATTTGGAGTAGAGCGTCTGCGAGATAACATCATGGATACCTATTGGCAGTCGGACGGTCAACTGCCCCACCTGGTCAACATACAATTCCACAAGCGCACCAACATCAGCCAGATTTACATATACACGGATTACAAGCTGGACGAGAGTTACACGCCCTCAAGGATCTCTATACGATCTGGAACGAACTTTAACGATCTGCAGGAGTTGCAGGTAATGGACCTCACCGAGCCCACTGGCTGGGTGCAGATACCCATAAAGGATGGGAACGTCAAGTCCATTCGCACCTTCATGCTGCAGATTGCAGTGATCTCGAACCACCAGAATGGCAGGGACACCCACATGCGCCAGATCCGCATCCATGCGCCTGTCGAGGGAAAACATTATCCCCTGGAGCTGTTTGGCAAGTTTGGCACGGTCGACTTTCAGAAGTTCGCCACCATTCGTTAG
- the LOC120444725 gene encoding ras-GEF domain-containing family member 1C, whose amino-acid sequence MCIATNPKSPPVVITHLTTNAAKKARFSRDPRVSAPSPIPDNPAQSMDEDILNAVESMFGKDVKIVDCETSSSLQQEEVLLVNGVPVKLDGLPADDASAIKAALLEGQMPSVEHLNQLLFRAGLAQQPIEVETSLTVKSSLTTTEEVLVSRNGQILDERTVETKENFNHQSHQKEIWHPVKQQSALARATPENALKYRTTSNSTFASQATDSDERPGDPLGRQLNQTFSNASLMSSSSAITGSDQVIGSVSSTTIGDKSSNISSCDSGHDGLFHSVSMSAPWSHPRDTLTDSVYCDIPSSADESDAISILNTNLKITEPFDCQTAPVYAKDIPKKGNLDSVVSLLINHNDKDVRFAFLASSRLFSPPHQLLSKIIAKTHGEGENLLRLLKEWLETCPGDFSHELMIQELEKKRNVKGLAAFLDGIPQALALRAEKGRSQVNNLLTKQSSASSLGRQSSIKSLKRFAANVYRTDNVLNNCSNVFELAHQLYAIEYAYLSQIRLEEFVEVLEKDGLKSCISQTKAGTLGSNYNSQVSIDSYVQWFNQLSYLTATEILKLGKKSQRAQMIDFWVETALECFNTGNFNSLMAILTALNLTAVARLKKTWAKVQTTKFEGLEHQMDPSSNFLNYRSTMKAAVWRSEREMANEIERAIIPFFSLFLKDLHAINESHETKWDNGNINFEKCLHLGTQLRNFGKWQRQVCPYGQLASVMSYLLKAEVLSDDLLMKASYECEPPENDDEKDHYKTLKAAKKSNT is encoded by the exons ATGTGCATTGCGACTAATCCAAAGAGTCCCCCTGTGGTCATAACGCATTTAACAACCAACGCAGCCAAAAAAGCACGTTTCTCCAGAGATCCCCGTGTATCTGCACCTTCCCCCATCCCAGATAACCCCGCCCAAAGCATGGACGAAGATATCCTGAACGCTGTGGAGTCCATGTTCGGCAAGGACGTCAAGATCGTCGATTGCGAGACCTCTTCGTCgctgcagcaggaggaggTGCTGCTGGTCAACGGAGTACCGGTCAAGCTGGATGGCCTGCCGGCGGATGATGCCAGTGCCATAAAGGCAGCTTTGCTGGAAGGACAGATGCCCTCGGTTGAGCACCTGAATCAGCTGCTCTTTCGCGCCGGTTTGGCTCAACAGCCCATTGAGGTAGAGACCTCGTTGACCGTCAAGTCCTCGCTGACCACCACGGAGGAGGTGTTAGTCTCGCGTAACGGACAGATCTTAGACGAACGCACGGTGGAGACCAAGGAGAACTTTAACCACCAGTCGCATCAGAAAGAGATCTGGCATCCTGTCAAGCAGCAGTCGGCCTTGGCTCGTGCCACTCCCGAGAATGCCCTCAAATACCGAACCACTTCGAATTCCACGTTCGCTTCGCAGGCCACTGACTCGGACGAGCGTCCAGGTGATCCCCTGGGCCGGCAGCTGAACCAAACCTTCTCGAATGCTTCTCTTATGTCCAGCAGCTCGGCTATTACGGGATCCGATCAGGTCATCGGATCCGTATCATCGACTACCATTGGGGACAAGAGCTCGAATATAAGCAGCTGCGACTCGGGGCACGATGGCCTCTTCCACAGCGTGTCGATGAGTGCGCCTTGGTCACATCCACGTGACACTTTAACCGACTCCGTGTACTGCGACATTCCCAGCTCTGCAGATGAGTCGGATGCAATTTCTATCCTA AACACCAACTTGAAGATCACAGAGCCATTCGATTGCCAAACTGCGCCAGTTTACGCCAAAGACATACCCAAGAAGGGCAACCTAGATTCAGTAGTCAGCCTGCTTATCAATCACAACGATAAGGATGTACGATTTGCCTTTCTGGCCTCTTCCCGTTTGTTTTCACCACCACATCAGCTGCTTTCCAAAATCATTGCCAAGACTCATGGAGAGGGGGAAAACCTGTTACGACTTTTAAAGGAATGGCTGGAGACCTGTCCCGGAGACTTTAGCCATGAACTGATGATACaggagctggagaagaagCGTAATGTAAAAGGATTGGCAGCTTTTTTGGATGGCATTCCACAAGCTTTGGCGCTAAGAGCCGAAAAAGGACGAAGTCAAGTAAATAACCTGCTAACCAAGCAATCGTCGGCCAGCTCGTTAGGACGTCAGAGCAGTATTAAGTCGCTGAAACGTTTTGCCGCCAATGTCTACAGAACAGACAATGTGCTCAACAACTGCAGCAATGTCTTCGAGTTGGCTCACCAACTTTATGCCATCGAGTACGCTTATCTGTCACAAATACGCCTGGAGGAATTTGTGGAAGTGCTAGAAAAGGATGGGCTGAAATCCTGCATAAGCCAAACCAAGGCAGGTACCTTGGGTTCGAATTACAACAGCCAGGTGTCAATCGACAGCTATGTGCAGTGGTTCAACCAACTGAGCTACTTGACTGCAACGGAAATATTAAAG TTGGGCAAAAAGTCACAGAGAGCACAAATGATTGACTTTTGGGTGGAAACGGCTCTGGAATGCTTCAACACGGGCAACTTCAACAGCTTGATGGCCATTCTAACAGCATTAAACCTGACTGCCGTAGCTCGCCTGAAGAAAACG TGGGCCAAAGTGCAGACGACGAAGTTCGAGGGTTTGGAGCATCAAATGGACCCCAGTTCGAACTTTCTTAACTACCGATCCACCATGAAAGCAGCTGTTTGGCGTTCGGAAAGAGAAATGGCCAACGAAATTGAGCGTGCCATTATCCCATTCTTCTCGCTGTTTCTCAAAGATTTGCATGCCATTAACGAGAGCCATGAAACGAA ATGGGACAACGGAAACATCAACTTTGAGAAGTGCCTTCATTTGGGCACCCAGCTGCGGAACTTTGGCAAATGGCAGCGGCAGGTCTGTCCCTACGGACAGTTGGCCAGTGTGATGTCCTACCTGTTGAAAGCGGAGGTGCTGAGCGATGATCTTTTAATGAAGGCCTCCTACGAGTGCGAGCCACCCGAAAACGACGACGAGAAGGATCACTACAAGACGCTGAAGGCTGCGAAGAAATCGAACACATAA